From a region of the Candidatus Kuenenbacteria bacterium genome:
- a CDS encoding MBL fold metallo-hydrolase — MQIQWLGNSCFKIQVKNNAHETLVLTDPYSPKSGLGKGRFSADLVIYSQEKNDLLLDPGEIKGTEQMANPFIIKSPGEYELQSSFVYGLPHSSKEKNTLYVLSIEDIKIAFLGLLDKKDLSSKELEAIEGVDILLIPVGGKNILNAADAAKLVNEIEPRIIIPMCYKTTGTSVDFETVDRFVKEMGNKKEELDKLKISKKDLPQEETRLILLNI, encoded by the coding sequence ATGCAAATCCAATGGCTCGGCAATTCCTGTTTTAAAATTCAGGTCAAAAACAACGCTCATGAAACGCTAGTTTTGACTGACCCCTATTCACCCAAAAGTGGCCTGGGCAAAGGGCGCTTCTCTGCCGACCTGGTCATCTATAGCCAAGAAAAAAACGATCTCCTGCTTGACCCAGGAGAAATAAAAGGGACCGAACAAATGGCGAATCCTTTTATTATAAAGAGCCCGGGCGAATATGAGCTCCAAAGTTCTTTTGTTTACGGATTGCCACATTCATCAAAAGAAAAAAACACCCTTTATGTGCTTTCTATTGAAGATATAAAAATCGCTTTTCTCGGCTTGTTAGACAAAAAAGATCTCTCCAGTAAAGAACTTGAGGCTATTGAGGGCGTTGATATCCTCCTGATACCCGTTGGTGGCAAAAATATTCTAAACGCCGCCGACGCTGCCAAGCTCGTCAATGAAATTGAACCGCGCATTATTATTCCTATGTGCTACAAAACAACGGGTACATCCGTAGATTTTGAAACCGTCGACCGCTTTGTCAAAGAAATGGGCAATAAAAAAGAAGAACTAGACAAACTAAAAATTTCCAAAAAAGACCTGCCCCAAGAAGAAACTCGCTTAATTTTATTGAATATTTAA